Proteins from a genomic interval of Equus quagga isolate Etosha38 chromosome 11, UCLA_HA_Equagga_1.0, whole genome shotgun sequence:
- the EVPL gene encoding envoplakin encodes MFKGLSKGSQGKGSPKGPPAKGSSKSSPSKHSRAATQELALLISRMQANADQVERDILDTQKKLQQDRLHSEQSQALRHQQEAGRSLKEAEMLLKDLFLDVDKARRLKHPQAEEIEKDIKQLHERVTQECAEYRALYEKMVLPPDVGPRVDWARVLEEKQKQVCEGQYGPDMAELEQQIAEHNILQKEIEAYGQQLRSLIGPDAAAIRSQYRDLLKVASWRGQSLGSLYTHLQGCTRQLSALAQQQQRILQQDWSDLMVDPAGVQQEYDHFKQHELLSQEQCVNQLEDDGERMVELGHPAVGPIQTHQEALKMEWQNFLNLCICQERQLQHVADYRRFQEDADSVSQTLAKLNSSLDTQYSPAPGGPAGTPAELLRQLEAEEKQLALAEKTTRDLQRRSQEVTPLPQRRKPPQQPLHVDSICDWDSGEVQLLRGERYTLMDNSDPHTWVVQGPGGETKHAPAACFCIPAPDPEAVARASKLASELQALKQKLATVQRHLKTTTAEPLRPGQQAPTSSAPADPQAQKLLTQMTQLDADLGQIERQVLAWARAPLSRTRPLEDLEGRIQSHKDMAQRLQSLGAEKEAAQQECEACLSAQPVGPATLHLPVALNNVKNKYSDVQVLCNLYGEKAKAALGLERQIQEADRVIQVFESSLAQEAPIPAGPGTLQERASELQRQRRKLLEQQSCVLGLHRELKAAEHACGALQNNFHEFCQDLPHQQRQVRALTDRYHAVGDQLDLREKTVQDAGLAYQQFRNCSDNLSSWLEHLPRNQVRPSDGPSQTAYKLQAQKRLLQEIQDREQDRAMASRLSQDLQAALQDYELQADIYRCSLKPTQEGSAPKRPRVAPLQESIQAQEKNLTKAYTEAAAVHQQQMHQLELARKLLEKKELSEDIHVTHDAQQGSESPARAGKESEALKSQLEEERKRVAQVQHELEEQRTQLLQLRTQRPLERLEEKEVVEFYRDPQLESDLSGVKSQVEDEGKKRAGLEADLEATAQKVVHLESKRKAIQPHLLTKEVTQIERDPGLDSQAAQLSSEIQHLSEENTAISARLEELKKELLALEQKKANVKEKVVVKEVVKVEKDLEMVKAAQALRLQIEEDTAQRKGAEEAVAKLQARIEELERVISAVEPKVIVKEVKKVEQDPGLLKEASRLRSLLEGERNKNTTLARELKELHSKYSVVEKQKPKVELQERINEIFQVDPETEKEITRLRAELEETASKRSSMQKEVEKLLPDLEVLRAQKPTVEYKQVTQEVVKHERSPEVLREIDRLKAQLNELVNTSGRAQEQLIRLQGERDEWKRERSKVETKTVNKEVVRHEKDPVLEKEAERLHQEVREATQKRRAAEDVVYELQNKYLLLERRRPEEKVVVQEVVVTQKDPKLREDHSRLSRSLDEEVGRRRQLEREVQQLRATVEEKEGLLSFQEDRNKKLAVEKELRQLTLSIQELEKRPPAVQEKIIMEEVVKLEKDPELEKSTEALRRDLDQEKTQVMELHRECKNLQVKIDVLQKTKSQEKTIYKEVIRVEKDQVLEGERSRVWEMLNRERTARQSREEEVRRLRERIEKAEALRKTWSREEAELQKARDQASQECRQLQQELRELGRQKEQKVLHLQEESKLLSQKTENERRKAAQRSQELSQLEAAILREKDQIYEKERALRDLHAKVSREELNQETQTRETNLSTKISILEPETGKDMSPYEAYKRGIIDRGQYLQLQELECDWEEVTTSGPCGEESVLLDRKSGKQYSIEAALRCRRISKEEYHLYKDGHLPISEFALLVAGETKPCSSLSIGSIISKSPLTSPAPQSTSFFSPSFSLGLGDDSFPIAGVYDTTTDNKCTIKTAVAKNMLDPITGQKLLEAQAATGGIVDLLSRERYSVHKAMERGLIENTSTQRLLNAQKAFTGIEDPVTKKRLSVGEAVQKGWMPRESVLPHLQVQHLTGGLIDPKRTGRIPVPQAVLSGMISEELAQLLQDESGYEKDLTDPISKERLSYKEAMGRCRKDPLSGLLLLPAALEGYRCYRSTSPAAQRSLR; translated from the exons ATGTTCAAGGGGCTGAGCAAAGGCTCCCAGGGGAAGGGGTCCCCCAAGGGTCCCCCAGCCAAGGGATCCTCCAAGAGCTCCCCCAGCAAGCACAGCCG AGCTGCCAcccaggagctggccctgctCATCTCCCGCATGCAGGCCAACGCTGACCAGGTGGAAAGGGACATCTTGGATACCCAGAAGAAGCTGCAGCAG GACCGGCTGCACAGCGAGCAGAGCCAGGCCCTGAGGCACCAGCAGGAGGCGGGCCGCAGCCTGAAGGAGGCCGAGATGCTGCTGAAGGACCTCTTCCTGGATGTGGACAAGGCCCGGCGCCTCAAGCACCCGCAGGCCGAGGAGATTGAGAAGGA CATCAAGCAGCTGCACGAGCGGGTGACCCAGGAGTGTGCCGAGTACCGAGCCCTGTACGAGAAGATGGTGCTGCCACCCGACGTGGGGCCCAGGGTTGACTGGGCACGAGTGCTGGAGGAGAAACAG AAGCAGGTCTGCGAGGGCCAGTACGGGCCGGACATGGCAGAGCTGGAGCAGCAGATCGCCGAGCACAACATCCTGCAGAAGGAGATCGAGGCCTATGGGCAGCAGCTGCGGAGCCTCATTGGGCCG GATGCAGCCGCCATCCGGAGCCAGTACCGGGACCTGCTG AAGGTGGCCTCGTGGCGCGGGCAGAGTCTGGGCAGCCTGTACACGCACCTGCAGGGATGCACGCGCCAGCTGAGCGCcctggcccagcagcagcagcgcaTCCTGCAGCAGGACTGGAGCGACCTCATGGTGGACCCCGCGGGCGTACAGCAGGAATACGAT CACTTCAAGCAGCACGAGCTGCTGAGCCAGGAGCAGTGCGTGAACCAGCTGGAGGATGACGGGGAACGCATGGTGGAGCTCGGGCATCCAGCAGTGGGGCCCATCCAG ACCCACCAGGAGGCCCTGAAGATGGAGTGGCAGAACTTCCTGAACCTGTGCATCTGCCAGGAGAGACAGCTGCAGCACGTGGCGGATTACCGCCGG TTCCAGGAAGACGCCGACTCAGTCAGCCAGACCCTGGCAAAGCTCAACTCCAGCCTGGACACCCAGTACAGCCCTGCCCCTGGGGGCCCCGCGGGCACCCCCGCAGAGCTGCTGCGACAGCTGGAG GCAGAGGAGAAGCAGCTGGCCCTGGCCGAGAAGACCACCAGGGACCTGCAGCGACGGAGCCAGGAGGTCACCCCTCTGCCACAGCGCAGAAAACCGCCACAGCAGCCCCTGCACGTGGACAGCATCTGCGACTGGGACTCCGGAGAA GTGCAGCTGCTGCGGGGCGAGCGGTACACGCTGATGGACAACAGTGACCCTCATACTTGGGTCGTGCAGGGCCCCGGCGGGGAGACCAAGCATGCCCCAGCCGCCTGCTTCTGCATCCCAGCTCCGGACCCTGAAGCTGTGGCCAGGGCCTCCAA GCTGGCCTCGGAGCTGCAGGCCCTGAAGCAGAAATTAGCCACAGTCCAGAGGCACCTGAAGACCACCACTGCGGAGCCCTTACGGCCTGGCCAGCAGG CTCCGACCAGCTCAGCCCCAGCCGACCCTCAGGCCCAGAAGCTCCTGACACAGATGACCCAGCTGGATGCAGACCTGGGGCAGATAGAGAGGCAGGTGCTGGCCTGGGCCCGGGCCCCACTGAGCCGCACCAGACCACTGGAGGACCTGGAGGGCCGCATCCAAAGCCACAAG GACATGGCCCAGCGGCTGCAGAGcctgggagcagagaaggaggcgGCCCAGCAGGAGTGTGAGGCGTGTCTGTCGGCGCAGCCCGTGGGCCCCGCCACCCTGCACCTGCCCGTGGCCCTCAACAACGTCAAGAACAAGTACAGCGATGTGCAGGTTCTCTGCAACCTCTACGGGGAGAA AGCCAAGGCTGCCCTGGGTCTGGAGCGGCAGATCCAGGAGGCGGACAGGGTCATCCAAGTCTTCGAGTCTTCCCTGGCTCAGGAGGCCCCCATCCCTGCTGGCCCGGGCACGCTGCAGGAGAGGGCCAGTGAGCTGCAG cGGCAGCGGAGGAAGCTGCTGGAGCAGCAGTCCTGCGTGCTGGGGCTGCACCGTGAGCTGAAGGCCGCCGAGCATGCGTGTGGTGCGCTGCAGAACAATTTCCACGAGTTCTGCCAAGACCTGCCTCACCAGCAGCGCCAAGTGCGGGCCCTCACTGACCGCTACCACGCCGTGGGGGACCAGCTGGACCTGCG GGAGAAGACGGTGCAGGATGCCGGCCTCGCCTACCAGCAGTTCAGGAACTGCAGTGACAACCTGAGCTCCTGGCTGGAGCACCTGCCCCGCAACCAGGTGCGGCCCAGCGACGGGCCCAGCCAGACTGCCTACAAGCTACAGGCGCAgaag AGGCTGCTGCAGGAGATCCAGGACCGAGAGCAGGACAGGGCCATGGCATCCCGCCTCTCCCAGGACCTGCAGGCGGCTCTCCAG gACTACGAGCTCCAGGCAGACATCTACCGCTGCTCCCTGAAGCCGACCCAGGAAGGGTCAGCTCCCAAGAGACCCCGAGTGGCTCCCCTGCAGGAGAGCATCCAGGCCCAG GAGAAGAACCTGACAAAGGCCTATACTGAGGCTGCAGCTGTGCACCAGCAGCAGATGCACCAGCTGGAGCTTGCCAGAAAGCTGCTGGAGAAG AAGGAGCTCAGTGAGGATATCCATGTGACCCATGACGCACAGCAGGGCTCTGAGAGCCCAGCCCGAGCAGGCAAGGAGTCAGAGGCCCTGAAGtcccagctggaggaggagaggaagcggGTGGCCCAGGTGCAGCACGAGCTAGaggagcagaggacccagctgcTGCAGCTGAGGACCCAGCGGCCCTTGGAaaggctggaggagaaggaagtggtGGAGTTCTACCGGGACCCCCAGCTGGAGAGCGACCTGTCTGGGGTGAAGTCCCAGGTGGAAGATGAGGGCAAGAAGCGGGCCGGCCTGGAGGCAGACCTGGAGGCCACGGCCCAGAAGGTCGTTCACCTGGAGAGCAAGAGGAAGGCCATTCAGCCCCATCTGCTGACCAAGGAGGTCACCCAGATCGAGAGGGACCCAGGCCTGGATAGCCAGGCGGCCCAGCTCAGCAGCGAGATCCAACACCTGTCGGAGGAGAACACCGCCATCTCAGCCCGGCTGGAGGAGCTAAAGAAGGAGCTGCTGGCCCTTGAGCAGAAGAAAGCGAACGTGAAAGAGAAGGTCGTGGTGAAAGAAGTGGTCAAGGTAGAGAAGGACCTGGAAATGGTCAAGGCAGCCCAGGCTCTGAGGCTGCAGATCGAGGAGGACACTGCACAGAGGAAGGGGGCGGAGGAGGCCGTGGCCAAGCTGCAGGCTCGTATTGAAGAGCTGGAGCGGGTGATCAGCGCCGTGGAGCCAAAGGTGATCGTGAAGGAGGTGAAGAAGGTGGAGCAGGACCCAGGCCTTCTCAAAGAGGCGTCCAGGCTGAGGAGCCTCCTTGAGGGGGAGAGGAATAAGAACACGACTCTAGCCAGGGAGCTGAAGGAACTGCACAGCAAGTACAGCGTGGTGGAGAAGCAGAAGCCCAAAGTGGAGCTCCAGGAACGCATCAACGAGATCTTCCAGGTGGATCCAGAGACGGAGAAGGAGATCACGCGGCTCAGGGCCGAGCTGGAGGAGACCGCCAGCAAGAGGAGCAGCATGCAGAAGGAGGTGGAGAAGCTGCTGCCCGACCTGGAGGTCCTGCGGGCCCAGAAGCCCACAGTGGAGTACAAGCAGGTGACGCAGGAGGTGGTGAAGCACGAGAGGAGTCCGGAGGTGCTGCGGGAAATCGACCGCCTGAAGGCTCAGCTCAACGAGCTGGTCAACACCAGTGGGAGGGCCCAGGAGCAGCTCATTCGGCTGCAGGGGGAGCGCGATGAGTGGAAGCGGGAGCGGTCCAAGGTGGAGACCAAGACGGTGAACAAGGAGGTGGTGCGCCACGAGAAGGACCCGGTCCTGGAGAAGGAGGCCGAGCGGCTCCACCAAGAGGTGAGGGAAGCCACCCAGAAGAGGCGGGCCGCCGAGGACGTGGTCTACGAGCTGCAGAACAAGTACCTGTTGCTGGAGAGGAGGCGGCCCGAGGAGAAGGTGGTGGTGCAGGAGGTGGTGGTCACCCAGAAGGACCCAAAGCTCCGCGAGGACCACAGCCGGCTGAGCAGGAGCCTAGACGAGGAGGTGGGCCGGCGGCGGCAGCTGGAGCGGGAGGTGCAGCAGCTGCGGGCCActgtggaggagaaggagggtcTGCTCAGCTTCCAGGAGGACCGCAACAAGAAGCTGGCTGTGGAGAAGGAGCTGCGGCAGCTGACATTGAGTATCCAGGAGCTAGAGAAGCGGCCCCCTGCAGTGCAGGAGAAGATCATCATGGAGGAAGTGGTCAAGCTGGAGAAGGACCCGGAACTGGAGAAGTCCACGGAGGCCCTGCGGCGGGACCTGGACCAGGAGAAGACCCAGGTGATGGAGTTGCATCGGGAGTGCAAGAACCTGCAGGTCAAGATCGATGTCCTCCAGAAAACCAAATCGCAAGAGAAGACCATCTACAAGGAAGTGATCAGGGTGGAGAAGGACCAGGTGCTGGAGGGTGAGCGGTCCCGGGTGTGGGAGATGCTCAACAGGGAGCGCACTGCCCGGCAGAGCCGGGAGGAGGAGGTGCGGCGTCTCCGTGAGCGGATAGAGAAGGCTGAGGCTCTGAGGAAGACCTGGTCCCGGGAGGAGGCCGAGCTCCAGAAGGCCCGGGACCAGGCAAGCCAGGAGTGCAGGCAGCTGCAGCAGGAGCTGCgggagctggggaggcagaaggagcagaaGGTGCTGCACCTGCAGGAGGAGTCAAAGCTGCTCAGCCAGAAGACGGAGAACGAGCGACGGAAGGCGGCCCAGCGGAGCCAGGAGCTCTCGCAGCTCGAGGCGGCCATCCTCCGTGAGAAGGACCAGATCTACGAGAAGGAGAGGGCCCTCCGCGACCTCCACGCTAAGGTGAGCCGGGAAGAGCTCAACCAGGAGACTCAGACGCGAGAGACCAACCTTTCCACCAAGATCTCCATCTTGGAACCCGAGACGGGGAAAGATATGTCCCCATATGAGGCCTACAAGAGGGGCATCATCGATCGAGGCCAGTACCTCCAGCTGCAGGAGCTTGAGTGTGACTGGGAGGAGGTCACCACCTCGGGCCCCTGTGGGGAGGAGTCTGTGCTCCTGGACCGCAAGAGCGGGAAGCAGTACTCCATTGAGGCTGCCCTGCGCTGCCGGCGCATCTCCAAGGAGGAGTACCATCTCTATAAGGATGGCCACCTCCCCATCTCCGAGTTTGCTCTGCTCGTGGCAGGGGAGACCAagccctgctcctccctctccatTGGCTCCATCATCTCCAAGTCCCCACTcacctccccagctccccagagcaccagtttcttctctcccagcttctctcttgGGCTTGGCGATGATAGCTTCCCCATTGCCGGGGTCTATGACACAACCACAGATAACAAATGCACCATCAAGACGGCCGTGGCCAAAAACATGCTGGATCCCATCACTGGGCAGAAGCTGCTGGAGGCCCAGGCGGCCACAGGGGGCATCGTGGACCTCCTCAGCCGGGAGCGCTACTCCGTGCACAAGGCTATGGAGAGGGGGCTGATTGAGAACACCTCCACACAGAGGCTGCTCAACGCCCAGAAGGCCTTCACCGGCATCGAGGACCCTGTCACGAAGAAGAGGCTGTCAGTGGGCGAGGCCGTCCAAAAAGGCTGGATGCCCCGGGAGAGCGTGCTCCCGCACCTGCAGGTGCAGCACCTGACTGGGGGACTCATTGACCCCAAGAGGACAGGCCGCATTCCCGTCCCGCAGGCCGTGCTCTCTGGAATGATCAGCGAAGAGCTGGCCCAGCTCCTGCAGGATGAATCCGGCTACGAGAAGGATTTGACAGACCCCATCTCCAAGGAGCGGCTGAGCTACAAGGAGGCCATGGGGCGCTGCCGGAAAGATCCCCTGAGCGgcctgctgctcctcccagccGCGCTGGAGGGCTACCGCTGCTACCGCTCCACCTCCCCCGCCGCACAGCGCTCCCTGCGCTGA
- the CDK3 gene encoding cyclin-dependent kinase 3 isoform X1, whose amino-acid sequence MDVFQKVEKIGEGTYGVVYKAKNKETGQLVALKKIRLDLETEGVPSTAIREISLLKELKHPNIVRLLDVVHSEKKLYLVFEFLSQDLKKYMDSTPASELPTHLVKVPREGQGRAASAPLGGPARRPRVRSAGAFSFLLLQSYLFQLLQGVNFCHSHRVIHRDLKPQNLLINELGAIKLADFGLARAFGVPLRTYTHEVVTLWYRAPEILLGSKFYSTAVDVWSIGCIFAEMVTRRALFPGDSEIDQLFRIFRTLGTPTEATWPGVTQLPDYKGSFPKWTRKRLEEIVPNLQPEGQDLLMQLLQYDPSRRISAKAALAHPYFSSTETSPAPRQCVLERFCR is encoded by the exons ATGGATGTGTTCCAGAAGGTAGAGAAGATCGGAGAGGGCACCTATGGGGTGGTGTATAAGGCCAAGAACAAGGAGACAGGGCAGCTCGTGGCCCTGAAGAAGATCAGGCTGGATTT GGAGACTGAGGGGGTCCCAAGCACCGCCATCAGGGAGATCTCCCTGCTCAAAGAGCTCAAGCACCCCAACATCGTCAG GCTGCTGGACGTGGTGCACAGCGAGAAGAAGCTTTACCTGGTGTTCGAGTTCCTCAGCCAGGACCTGAAGAAGTACATGGACTCCACCCCGGCCTCCGAGCTCCCCACGCACTTGGTGAAGGTACCGAGGGAAGGACAGGGAAGAGCAGCGTCCGCCCCGCTCGGCGGCCCCGCTCGGCGGCCCCGCGTCCGCTCAGCCGGCGCCTTCTCCTTCTTGCTGCTCCAGAGCTACCTCTTCCAGCTGCTGCAGGGGGTGAATTTCTGCCACTCTCATCGGGTCATCCACCGAGACCTGAAGCCCCAGAATCTACTCATTAATGAGTTGGGTGCCATCAAGCTGGCTGACTTTGGACTGGCTCGAGCCTTCGGGGTGCCCCTACGCACCTACACCCACGAG GTGGTGACACTCTGGTATCGAGCCCCCGAGATTCTGTTGGGCAGCAAGTTCTATTCAACGGCTGTGGATGTCTGGAGCATTGGTTGCATCTTTGCAGAGATG GTGACTCGCAGAGCCCTGTTTCCTGGTGACTCTGAGATTGACCAGCTCTTTCGTATCTTTCGGACCCTGGGGACACCCACTGAAGCCACCTGGCCAGGAGTCACCCAGCTGCCTGACTATAAGGGCAGCTTCCCCAAGTGGACcaggaagaggctggaggagaTTGTACCCAATCTGCAGCCAGAGGGCCAGGACCTGCTCATG CAACTGCTGCAGTATGACCCCAGCCGGCGGATCTCAGCCAAGGCCGCCCTCGCGCATCCGTACTTCTCGTCCACCGAGACCTCCCCGGCCCCCCGCCAGTGTGTGCTGGAGCGTTTTTGCCGCTGA
- the CDK3 gene encoding cyclin-dependent kinase 3 isoform X2 yields MDVFQKVEKIGEGTYGVVYKAKNKETGQLVALKKIRLDLETEGVPSTAIREISLLKELKHPNIVRLLDVVHSEKKLYLVFEFLSQDLKKYMDSTPASELPTHLVKSYLFQLLQGVNFCHSHRVIHRDLKPQNLLINELGAIKLADFGLARAFGVPLRTYTHEVVTLWYRAPEILLGSKFYSTAVDVWSIGCIFAEMVTRRALFPGDSEIDQLFRIFRTLGTPTEATWPGVTQLPDYKGSFPKWTRKRLEEIVPNLQPEGQDLLMQLLQYDPSRRISAKAALAHPYFSSTETSPAPRQCVLERFCR; encoded by the exons ATGGATGTGTTCCAGAAGGTAGAGAAGATCGGAGAGGGCACCTATGGGGTGGTGTATAAGGCCAAGAACAAGGAGACAGGGCAGCTCGTGGCCCTGAAGAAGATCAGGCTGGATTT GGAGACTGAGGGGGTCCCAAGCACCGCCATCAGGGAGATCTCCCTGCTCAAAGAGCTCAAGCACCCCAACATCGTCAG GCTGCTGGACGTGGTGCACAGCGAGAAGAAGCTTTACCTGGTGTTCGAGTTCCTCAGCCAGGACCTGAAGAAGTACATGGACTCCACCCCGGCCTCCGAGCTCCCCACGCACTTGGTGAAG AGCTACCTCTTCCAGCTGCTGCAGGGGGTGAATTTCTGCCACTCTCATCGGGTCATCCACCGAGACCTGAAGCCCCAGAATCTACTCATTAATGAGTTGGGTGCCATCAAGCTGGCTGACTTTGGACTGGCTCGAGCCTTCGGGGTGCCCCTACGCACCTACACCCACGAG GTGGTGACACTCTGGTATCGAGCCCCCGAGATTCTGTTGGGCAGCAAGTTCTATTCAACGGCTGTGGATGTCTGGAGCATTGGTTGCATCTTTGCAGAGATG GTGACTCGCAGAGCCCTGTTTCCTGGTGACTCTGAGATTGACCAGCTCTTTCGTATCTTTCGGACCCTGGGGACACCCACTGAAGCCACCTGGCCAGGAGTCACCCAGCTGCCTGACTATAAGGGCAGCTTCCCCAAGTGGACcaggaagaggctggaggagaTTGTACCCAATCTGCAGCCAGAGGGCCAGGACCTGCTCATG CAACTGCTGCAGTATGACCCCAGCCGGCGGATCTCAGCCAAGGCCGCCCTCGCGCATCCGTACTTCTCGTCCACCGAGACCTCCCCGGCCCCCCGCCAGTGTGTGCTGGAGCGTTTTTGCCGCTGA